The Halomonas qaidamensis genome includes the window CATGCACCAAGCGTGCGATTAAGTCGGCTGTGGCTGGGGCGATCAGAATCGCATCTGCCCAGCGGGCTAGCTCGATATGGCCCATGCCTGCTTCCGCCTCAGGATCAAGTAGCGAGGTGCGTACGGGCTCCCCTGACAGTGCTTGAAGCGTTAACGGCGTGATAAACGCTTGGGCACCCTCGGTCATCACCACGCGAACCTCACAGCCCGCCTGCTTTAGTAACCGAACAATCAGCGCGCTTTTGTAGGCCGCAATACCGGCGCTAACACCGAGCAGCAGGCGTTTGCCAATCAGCGATGTTGATGGACTTGGCGATAATAAGGCCATGATGGGCAGTCCCATGTAGCGTTTGTTAAAGGTGTGTACCATACCATTTGGCCGGTTATTTTGGCATGCTCAGCCAGACGTTGGAAAAGTCAACAAGAGTGCGCAGTGGCAAGCGCGGGCGGTGCTGTCAGCATGGGCAGGGAGGCGGCGATGGGGATCAATCACTGGCCAGAGGGTGAGCGGCCACGAGAGAAGCTGTTGAACATGGGTGTGCAGGCGCTCTCAGACGCTGAGCTTCTGGCCATTTTTTTACGCGTCGGCGTTCAAGGGCGCTCGGCAGTCGATTTGGCCCGGGACCTGCTGGCCAGCTTTGGTGGGTTAAGGCAGCTTTTGGAAGCAGATCAGGATCAATTTTGTGCAGCCAGGGGGCTTGGAAGTGCCAAATTCGCTCAGCTTCAGGCGACCCTTGAGCTTTCCAGGCGGCACATGGCGAGCCAGCTTGCCCGCGGCAATGCGCTCACCTCTCCGGCGTTGGTGCGTCATTACCTAAGCTCTCAGCTGCGTCATTTGGGTCATGAAGAGTTTGCGGTGCTTTTTTTGGATACACAGCATCGAATTATTCGCTATGAATCCCTATTTCGCGGTACCCTAGACAGCGCATCCGTTTACCCCCGCGAAGTTGCCAAGCGTGCGCTCG containing:
- the radC gene encoding RadC family protein; amino-acid sequence: MGINHWPEGERPREKLLNMGVQALSDAELLAIFLRVGVQGRSAVDLARDLLASFGGLRQLLEADQDQFCAARGLGSAKFAQLQATLELSRRHMASQLARGNALTSPALVRHYLSSQLRHLGHEEFAVLFLDTQHRIIRYESLFRGTLDSASVYPREVAKRALELHAGAVILAHNHPSGVAEPSDADRRITERLKDALALFDVRVLDHFVVGDGDVVSFAERGWL